Proteins encoded by one window of Rouxiella chamberiensis:
- a CDS encoding AroM family protein, whose product MMTSFATLTIGQAPRSDIMPLLDEYLPRDRVTHTGLLDGLTREQIRARFEPAAGEDILVSRLLDGTQVRLASARVEAALQQKIDELEHQGCSTILLLCTGVFHHLKTRQALLLEPDRIIAPLMSGLVGGHQLGIVVPVVEQITHQSSKWGALATPPCYATASPYEADEHTLMMAAQSLKAQGAQIVLLDCIGYRRSHVDLIRRHLDVPVLLSNSLVVKLAADLLL is encoded by the coding sequence ATGATGACCTCTTTTGCTACGCTGACCATCGGACAGGCGCCTCGCAGCGACATTATGCCGCTGCTGGATGAATATCTGCCCCGCGACCGCGTGACCCATACGGGCTTGCTCGACGGGCTGACTCGCGAGCAGATTCGCGCGCGCTTCGAGCCTGCCGCGGGTGAGGACATTCTGGTTTCCCGTCTTCTGGACGGCACGCAGGTTCGCCTGGCATCGGCGCGTGTAGAAGCGGCGTTGCAGCAAAAGATTGACGAGCTGGAACACCAGGGGTGCAGCACGATTTTGCTGCTGTGCACCGGCGTGTTTCATCATCTGAAAACCAGACAGGCGCTGCTGCTTGAGCCGGACCGCATCATTGCGCCGCTGATGAGCGGGCTTGTCGGCGGGCATCAACTCGGGATAGTCGTGCCGGTGGTCGAGCAGATTACCCATCAGAGCAGCAAGTGGGGCGCGCTGGCTACGCCTCCCTGCTATGCCACGGCGAGTCCGTACGAGGCCGATGAACACACCCTGATGATGGCGGCGCAGTCGCTGAAGGCGCAGGGCGCACAGATTGTGTTGCTCGATTGCATCGGCTATCGGCGCAGTCACGTCGACCTCATCCGTCGGCATCTCGATGTGCCGGTGCTGCTCTCAAATTCGCTGGTGGTCAAGCTCGCGGCCGACCTGCTTCTGTGA